A single Hippocampus zosterae strain Florida chromosome 17, ASM2543408v3, whole genome shotgun sequence DNA region contains:
- the cbx4 gene encoding E3 SUMO-protein ligase CBX4, which translates to MELPAAGEHVFAVEGIEKKRIRKGKIEYLVKWRGWSPKYNTWEPEENILDPRLLVAFQYRERQEQLMGYRKRGPKPKHLLLQVPSFARRSSIPASLEDASADADDGPKSDGVPVQRSQPQQYQLNSKKHHQYQPSSQEVPVEQLANSKKKYIYQLNSKKHHHYEPDPKMYDAQASKLKKVVKVQEAASKPANPGWNLPLALQQKWVRDKDTGCLSKVKEQAVEGRKAAPKDAESEQSLKADPKDATLPSSVGGKMKIIKNKNKNGRIVIVMSKYMDGNKVHGAKGKHGESSSGVEKTPNGPAPPSNPAHGTKMAENGLPKEICGSSSLPAADHPQKCSPKDRHFFKPSPSTAEEYNTEVARGQADLPDDLPLQLTASSPPTSWPADGNVPTSTIIEHIRIPSYPSSRKRKLAEPADERRVSKTLLATRSLGVSGAALGPPQDKPMDLHCAGRIAAYDAADRGGGQEEPMDLSCPKTKRQTEPETRADPAPRPEPQPELDPQPEHAPGLEPQTESAAQPEPSPPTPAAQDAPAASEDTPQKTQAALGKKISPFMGNIIITDVTTNSLTVTFKEYVSF; encoded by the exons ATGGAGCTCCCTGCCGCCGGGGAGCACGTCTTTGCGGTGGAGGGCATCGAAAAGAAGCGCATTCGCAAG GGGAAGATTGAGTACCTGGTCAAGTGGCGGGGATGGTCACCTAA ATACAACACTTGGGAGCCAGAAGAAAACATCCTTGACCCGCGCCTCCTGGTTGCGTTTCAATACAG GGAGAGGCAGGAACAGCTGATGGGATATCGTAAACGGGGGCCCAAACCAAAACACCTTCTACTGCAG GTTCCCTCATTTGCCCGGAGGTCAAGTATCCCTGCAAGCTTAGAGGACGCCTCCGCGGACGCAGACGACGGCCCCAAGTCGGACGGTGTCCCGGTGCAGCGTTCCCAACCTCAGCAGTACCAGCTAAACAGCAAGAAGCACCACCAGTACCAGCCCAGCAGCCAGGAGGTGCCCGTCGAGCAGCTCGCCAACAGCAAGAAGAAGTACATCTATCAGCTCAACAGCAAGAAGCACCACCACTACGAGCCCGACCCGAAAATGTACGACGCTCAGGCTTCAAAGCTTAAGAAGGTGGTCAAAGTTCAGGAAGCAGCCAGTAAACCTGCCAACCCCGGCTGGAATCTGCCTCTGGCGCTGCAGCAGAAATGGGTGCGTGACAAAGACACGGGCTGCTTGAGTAAAGTCAAAGAGCAGGCGGTGGAGGGAAGGAAAGCGGCTCCCAAAGACGCCGAAAGCGAACAGTCTCTGAAGGCTGATCCGAAAGACGCCACCCTCCCGAGCTCCGTCGGCGGCAAAATGAAGAtcatcaagaacaaaaacaagaacgGACGCATCGTGATCGTCATGAGCAAGTACATGGACGGCAATAAGGTTCACGGAGCAAAGGGCAAACACGGGGAATCGTCGAGCGGGGTGGAGAAAACGCCAAACGGCCCGGCGCCGCCGAGCAATCCCGCGCACGGAACCAAAATGGCGGAGAACGGTCTTCCCAAAGAGATTTGCGGCAGCAGTTCCCTCCCCGCCGCCGATCACCCCCAAAAGTGCTCCCCGAAGGACAGACATTTCTTCAAGCCTTCGCCCAGCACGGCCGAGGAATACAACACAGAGGTCGCTCGAGGTCAGGCCGACTTACCCGATGATCTGCCGCTGCAGCTGACCGCCAGCTCGCCGCCGACGTCTTGGCCGGCCGACGGCAACGTCCCGACGTCGACGATTATAGAGCACATCCGGATTCCGTCCTACCCCAGCAGCCGGAAGAGAAAACTGGCCGAGCCGGCGGATGAGCGCAGGGTTTCCAAGACTTTGTTAGCCACCAGAAGCCTCGGCGTTTCCGGCGCCGCGCTCGGTCCGCCTCAGGACAAGCCCATGGACCTCCACTGCGCCGGACGTATCGCCGCGTACGATGCGGCGGACCGCGGTGGCGGCCAGGAGGAGCCCATGGACCTGAGTTGCCCCAAGACAAAGCGGCAGACTGAGCCGGAGACCCGGGCCGACCCCGCCCCCCGACCCGAGCCGCAGCCCGAACTTGACCCCCAACCCGAACATGCTCCCGGACTCGAACCCCAAACCGAAAGCGCTGCGCAACCTGAACCCTCACCGCCCACGCCcgccgcccaagacgcccccgcGGCGAGCGAGGACACGCCGCAGAAGACTCAAGCGgcgcttgggaaaaaaatctctccTTTCATGGGGAATATCATCATCACTGATGTCACAACAAACAGTCTCACCGTCACCTTCAAGGAGTACGTTTCTTTCTAA